The uncultured Cohaesibacter sp. genome has a window encoding:
- a CDS encoding UvrD-helicase domain-containing protein: MIELPEVSDQDVRWACKVLELPETAFSGPDGADPRLGVLRANGTLDVEACPGSGKTTLLVAKLAILARHWKEVERGICVLSHTNAARREIEKKLGATSEGKRLLSYPHYVGTIHGFVNEYLALPWLRSKGITIEAVDNDICLNWRWSRLSFATKRALEQRRESLHRLRYQNSEFDLGDIPWGKGGVLGRASATYQSMQGVCRSSLKLDCSAMTKCSFGLPICLISAQRLRGI, from the coding sequence GTGATCGAGTTACCGGAAGTTAGCGACCAAGATGTGCGGTGGGCTTGCAAAGTCCTCGAGCTGCCTGAAACTGCGTTTTCTGGTCCGGACGGAGCGGACCCGCGCCTTGGTGTTCTGCGAGCAAATGGGACCTTGGATGTCGAGGCGTGTCCTGGAAGCGGAAAGACCACATTGCTTGTCGCAAAGCTGGCAATTCTTGCTCGGCATTGGAAAGAAGTAGAGCGCGGCATCTGCGTTCTTTCTCACACCAATGCAGCGCGGCGCGAGATTGAAAAGAAGCTCGGAGCAACGTCCGAAGGCAAACGGCTGCTTTCCTATCCGCACTATGTGGGCACGATACATGGTTTCGTGAATGAATACCTAGCCCTACCTTGGCTGAGATCAAAAGGCATTACGATTGAGGCCGTAGACAACGACATTTGCCTGAATTGGCGATGGAGTAGGCTTTCATTCGCTACGAAGCGAGCACTTGAACAAAGGCGGGAGAGTCTTCATCGGCTGCGCTATCAGAATTCTGAGTTCGATCTTGGCGACATCCCTTGGGGAAAGGGCGGAGTGCTTGGCAGGGCGTCCGCCACCTATCAAAGCATGCAGGGGGTCTGCCGGAGCTCTTTGAAGCTGGATTGTTCTGCCATGACGAAATGTTCGTTTGG